One Candidatus Aquicultor sp. genomic window, ATAATATTATTTGCCCGAATATCCTTGATGTCGTCCGGGCCCGTAATGCGCAGCGTATGCGTATCTATGAAGCGAGCATGCCCCTGAATAAGCGTTGCGCCGTTCGCTTCAACAAGACGCATGATTCCTTGACGCTCGATTTCAACCACCTTGTCTTTACGCTCTATTAACCTCTTTGTGTCTAAGGCGATCGAGCCGTCAATTTGGATACCGAATTCGGATGCCCGGTAGGCGTGCCGCAGCACCCTTGATGAGGCAATAAGCGTTTTTGTTGGAATACAGCCGGTATTGAGGCAAACTCCACCGAAACGACCTTCTTCGATAAGGCAGACCGGCACGCCCGTACGCGCCGCTCTGATTGCGCCAACATATCCGGCGGGGCCGGCACCGATAATCGCGATTTCATATCGTTCCATACCATGCTCCTTCGATAAAGAAAACAACTATCATAGTTTTACCCGTGATGAATGCGCTATAGTCGAAAAGGTTGATCTCGGGCGCTAACAGAAATAATAAAGAAAGCCGATAACAGTATAGTAAGCTCACAAAAGGAGGGGTTGAAATAGCTTGGATCTGATGCGACGATTATGGCTTACCTTTGCGCTATTCGTGTCTGTTGTCGTGTTGGGGATCGTTGGATACATGGTCGTTCTAGGCTGGAGCTTTACTGATGCCATCTATATGACCATCATCACGATCACCACTGTTGGGTTTAGGGAAGTACGTTCATTGAGCGTCGTAGGGCAATACTTTACGATGATCCTTGCCCTAGCAGGAACTGGAACAGCGTTTTACCTTCTGATATCAATTACTGAATTTATGATAGAAGGACATTTAACCGGACTATTAGCGGAGAGAAGAGTGGAACGAGAAATTAAGAAACAAAAAGAACATTATATTTTATGCGGATTTGGAAAAGTCGGCGCTAATGTAGCCGAGGAACTCAGCACCTCTAGCGCAGACTTTGTCATCATCGAGAATAATCACGAACGCGTGGAAAGCGCGAGATCTTATGGCTACTATTGTATAGAAGGCGACGCATCGAGCGACGAAGTGCTTATCAAGGCAGGCGTCGAGCGTGCTAAAGGCCTCATTGCAGCAGTAGATAATGATGCCGACAACGTATTCGTAACCTTGACCGCGCGCGTGCTTAACCCCGGTATCAACATCGTCGCGCGGAGCATTCTTGAGGAATCCCGCGAAAAGCTGATTCATGCGGGCGCGAACAGGGTTGTATCACCGGCGTTCATCGGCGGTCGCCGGATGGCATCGATTATGCTTCGCCCGCTCGTATCCGATTACCTCGATGTCGTTACCTTTGGGGACGGTTTGCAATACCGCCTAGAAGAATACGTTGTAAGCCCGAGCTCGACGATAAAAGGCAAGTCGCTTGCCGATGCCGACGTCAGGCAAAAAACCGGCGCGCTCGTTCTTGCGATAAAGAGAACGACCGGCGAGTTCAACACGAACCCGTCTCCGGATACAACTATTGAGTCCGGCGACCATATTGTGGTACTCGGCACGCAAAACCAGCTCGAGGCCGTGCAAAATATCATCTAATATGCTAGATTACAAGTGTAAATCTAGTATGCGGGAGGTTGCTGTGGATCTGAAATCATATATTCGTGATATTCCCGATTGGCCAAAAGAGGGGATCGTGTTTAAAGACATAACCCCACTTCTCGCCGATAAAGATGGCTTCAAGTACGCAATCGATAGCATGGCCGAGCACTATGACGGCGAGCGGATCGATGTTGTCCTTGGTGCGGAGGCACGAGGTTTTATCTTTGCAAGTGCTCTGGCGTATAGGCTTGGGGCAGGCTTTATCCCGGCTCGAAAGCCCGGGAAGCTGCCGTATAAAACATGCAGAGCGGAATACGAGCTTGAGTATGGAACCGATTGTCTTGAGATGCACGAGGATGCAATAAAGCCGGGCGACAGAGTTCTAATCGCAGACGACCTCATCGCGACCGGCGGGACCGTATCTGCGAAAGCTCAGCTGGTCGAGCAACTAGGCGGCACCGTGGTAGGCATGGCATTTCTTATCGAGCTTGGGTTCTTAAACGGACGTGAAAAAATCGGCGAATATGAGGTATTCTCACTCATCACGTACTAAGGAACAACGAGCACTAAGAGCAAAATAGAAAAGCCCCTCATTTGAGGGGCTTTTTGATACCCGCGCATATAGCTCGTGCTAAACAGAACACCTGTTTACGCTGTTTTCTTCGCCTTACTAATAAGGTCATGAACTGATGCGCCGCCAAGCAAGCCCGCCATATGCGTCGTCAAGTGATCGGAGAGCCATTCATGAAGTGTGGTTCTTGAATCGAATTGTTCGCTCTTAATCATTGGTTCAAATTCTTGCATAAATTCTTGCGGGAAGTTGTTCTCATTCAGTACTCTGACAATCTGAGAGCCGTTCACCGGATAATTCAGATTATCAATAATATTATCGAGGTTATACGTAGCAGCCATGATTTCACCTCCTTTACAGTATCCAAATATGAAACGTACCCATAAATTCGTGTTTTAAATACCCGAGCTCTAGCCCTTACCGTTGCTTTTTAGGGTTGCAAATGATATAGATTAAAAAAGGCGTTTTAAACAGTGTAGAAGGTAACTTGCCGGTACAATCGTACCGGCTGTAGGCATTAAAGGTGAATGTATGAAGGTACTGCTAACAGGCAATGAAGCCATCGCTCATGGTGCATACGCTGCCGGAGTAACCGTAGCGTGTGGATATCCCGGCACGCCGAGCACAGAGATCCTTGAATCGCTGGCTAAGTACGAAGACGTCGATGCCTCGTGGGCGCCGAATGAAAAGGTCGCGCTTGAGGTTGGCATCGGCGCGTCATTAGCGGGTGCGAGAGCGCTCGTAACGATGAAGCACGTAGGATTAAACGTTGCCGCCGATCCGCTCTTTACGCTAGCGTATACGGGTGTTAACGGCGGTATTGTTGTTATTACAGCCGATGACCCAGGCATGCATAGTTCACAAAACGAGCAAGATAATCGTCACTATGCGAAAGCGGCAAAAATACCGATGCTTGAGCCAAGTGACAGCAGTGAAGCCGCTTGGCTTATCGAAAAAGCCTTTACAATTAGTGAGCGCTTCGACACGCCGGTACTATTGCGCACAACAACCAGGGTGAACCATTCCAAATCATTGGTCGACGCCAGCGACGAGCGTGTGCAAAAAGAGCCGTCCTACGAGAAAGACCCCCAAAAATACGTCATGGTACCGGCGCACGCCCAGAAACGCCGCGAAGTCGTTGAGAGTAGAATGGCTGCGCTCGCAGATTACGCCGAGGAGTTCCCCGGAAACCGCGTCGAGTGGGGCGACCGGCAAATCGGCTTTATAACGAGCGGTATTTCATATCAATATGTACGCGAAACATTTCCAGAAGCATCGGTTCTGAAAATCGCTATGATAAATCCGCTGCCGAAACGGATGATAACCGATTTTATAGACCATGTTGAGCGGGCCATAGTAGTAGAAGAGCTCGACCCGTATATAGAGGACCAGATTAGAGGCTGGGGTTTAACTGTTGAAGGCCGAAACTATATTCCGGGAATCGGCGAGCTCAACACCGAGATTATTCGTGAAGCGCTCAATGAAGAAGAGATCGAAGCGCCGGTTGAGGATGTAAAAACTGAAGAGATGCCGCAGCGACCGCCAATGCTGTGCCCCGGCTGTCCGCACAGGGGCGTATTCTACACACTTAGCCGTATGAAGCTTATTGTAAATGGTGATATCGGGTGCTATACGCTGGGCGTTATGCCGCCGCTTAATGCTATGGATAGCTGTATCTGTATGGGAGCAAGCATCGGCAACGCCGAGGGCATGCACAAGGCGACGGGCCGGAAAGATATAGTGGCCGTAATCGGTGATTCAACTTTTGTGCACTCCGGTATAACGCCGCTAATAAATACGTTCTACAATCAAGACCCGACGACTACGATAATTCTCGATAATCGCACGACGGCGATGACCGGCCGCCAAGGTCATGCGGGCACCGGCGTTAAGTTGCAGGGAGAAAATACAAAACCGCTCGACTTCGAGCAGCTCACGAGGGCTATCGGCATCGAGTCGGTGCAAGTCATAGATCCATACGAGCTCAAAGAAGTACGGCAGGCGCTAGAAGAGGCTATTGCCCAAGATGAGCCGTCCGTCATAATTTCACAACGGCCGTGTTTGTTGGTTGAAAGATCAAAAAATGGGCCACTGATGGTAACCGCTGATAATTGTATTGGCTGCAAGGTGTGTTTGCGGCTCGGCTGCCCCTCAATTTCTTGGAAAGATGAACGGGCCGTTATAGATACGGCAAGCTGCGTCGGGTGCGGTGTCTGCGCCCAATTATGTAAAAGCGATGCGATAGTGGAATATACACAGCCCGACAAGGGAGCTGGGATTTAATGGGGTCGATATGGTAAGCGATGTTAAGGATATCCTGCTCGTAGGAGTAGGGGGACAAGGAACAATTCTAGCGGCCGATATTCTATCGCAAGTACTCGTAAGCGTTGAGTACGATGTGAAAATGGCCGAAATACACGGCATGAGCCAACGAGGCGGCGGCGTTAGTACGATGATCCGTTTCGGAAGCAAAGTATTTTCACCGATCACCGAAAAGGGCAAAGCCGACTATGTAATCGCTTTCGAGCTGCTGGAGGCACTCCGTTGGAGCGATTATGTAAAGCCGGGCGGCGTCATGATAGCGAATACGGAGAGAATCGAGCCGCTGCCGGTCATTCTCGGCAAGGCCGTCTATCCAAATGATATTGAAGAAAAGATTAAGGCAAAAGGCATAAATCTCATAACAATCGATGCCGCGAAATTCGCCGAGCAAGCAGGCACCAAGAAGGCGGCAAACATGGTCCTTTTAGGTTGCCTGGCGGCACTTATGCCAATCGGCAAAGAGGCATGGTACGGCTATATCGAACGCAGGGTGCCATCAAAAACAATAGAAATTAACAAGAAGGCATTCGATTTAGGTTACGAAATCATCTCAACAACGGCATCGATGGTGTAAGAAAAGAGGTATCTGCGGATAAGACGGGAATTTAAATATATGCAAGTGTCTGTAACTGAATGAGTTCGGTTTGCTTGCGAGTAATACGAGCCTCTAATTGAGAAAGACGCATCAAATCAATAGAGGCTTTTATCATAGTGGGTTATACAATACGTTCATTAGGAGGGGCACGTGAAGAGAACAATAGTTATACTACTTGCACTGGCGTTGGTTTTGTTAGCGCTAGGATGCCAGGGCTCATCACAGCAGAGTACTTCAGGCCAGGGGGGAAATGCAAACACAGCGGATAAAGTGCCGTATAAAATCGGTGCGGTCATATCCGTTACCGGCGCCTCGGCGCCGCTTGGCGAACCGGAGAAAAAAGCGTTGCAAATGGAGGTCGATAAGATCAATAAAGATGGAGGCGTCGACGGCCACAAGATTGAAGTCTTTATAGAAGATGATCAAAGCGACGCAAAGAACGCTAACATCGCTGCATCGAAACTCATCGATGAGAAAGGCGTTATCGCTATTATTGGTGGTACAAGCACATCATCGACAATGGCGATGAAGGCAAAAGCGGCACAGGCGCAAGTTCCCGACGTGGCGATGGCTGCCGGAATCCAAATTACCGATGATCCGGGAAAGCAATGGATGTTTAGAACAGCCCAAAGCGACGCGCTTGCCGTACAAAAAGTTATCGACTACATGAGCAACACACTGAAAATCAAGAAGTTCGCCATCCTTAACGATGCGAATGGCTTTGGTGAGAGCGGTAAGAATGAGCTCAAGAAGTTAGCGCCAAAAGCAGGTCTTGAGGTCGTCACATCAGAATCCTACAAAACCGACGATACGAATATGACCTCGCAGCTAACCAAGATAAAAGGAACAGACGCGCAGGCTGTTGTCGTGTGGGGCACAAACCCCGGTCCGGCCATTGCTGCGAAGAACATGAAAGAGCTCGGCATGAAGATTCCGTATATCGGCAGCCACGGCATCAGCAATAAGAGCTTTATTACCTTAGCCGGTAGTGCGGCCGATGGTGTAGTGTTTCCAGCCGGTAAAATCCTTGTTCCATCATCAGCGACTGGCGAGCAGGCAACCGTTATCAAGACATTCATGGATGATTTCAAAGCGAAATACGGCGAAAGCGCGAATCATTTTGCGGGACATGCGTATGATGCAATCCACATTATCACCGATGCGCTGAAAGCCTCAGGCGGCGATAAGAGTAAACTGAGAGATGAAATCGAAAAGACAAAAGATTTCGTCGGTATCGGTGGAATCTTTAGCTATAGCCTAACCGACCACGATGGAACCCAACAATCGGATCTTATTATGATCAAGATACAAAACGGCCAGTGGGTAGAGGCCAGCAAATAGGGCGTTAACGAAGAGTATTAACGTAATAATATGATAATAAGCGGCCGGGCACCTGTCCGGCCTCTTATTATCATAAGTGTAACGCGTATTTGGAATGCTCATCGGCATAATGCTCGTACTGCTAGCAATAACATGTGCCAATTATAGCCGGTCTATAGACTACTGAACAAAAAATAGCTTATATTAGAACGTAACAGGAGACACTTAGCTTATTAGTAAAACTTAATACATAGCCTACAAATGGGAGCTTGTAAGGCGACACATTAGTGCAACCACTTAAGAAAACGGAGGGGTTTATGAAAAAGTGGGTTGGAATGTTGCTGGTTTTAATCGTCCCATTAATGCTGTTGGGATGCCAGGGGTCAGCAAAGCAGGAACAAGCGACTTCAACTTCTGCAACGGAAGCCGCAAAAGAGCCCTTTAAAGTTGGGGCAATCGTATCGGTGACGGGTCCTTCCGCACCGCTCGGTGAGGCCGAGAAAAAGACGCTTCTTTTAGAAGTGGAAAAGATCAATGCTGCCGGTGGCATCGACGGCCACAAAATCGATCTTTTCATCCAGGACGACCAGAGCGAAGCAAAAAATGCAGTGCTGGCCGTCAGCAAGCTTATCGATGAACAAGGTGTTATCGCTATCATTGGCGGCACCACGACGCCGTGCACAATGGCGATCAAAGACGCAATCGCAAAAGCGCAAATCCCGCAAATGGCAATGGCCGCGGGTATACCAATCACTAAAGCCCCAAATAACGAGTGGGTATTTAGAACAGCGCAAAGCGATGCAATTGCCGTGCAAAAGGTCATCGGCTACATGAGCACGGGCTTGAAAATCAAGAAATTCGCGATTATACACGATGCAAACTCCTTCGGGCAGAGCGGTGCTACAGAACTCCAGAATCTCGCTCCGAAAGCAGGACTTACGGTTGTAAAGGTGGATTCATACAAGACTGACGATACTAATATGAGCACGCAGCTTACCAAGATAAAAGGCTCGGGCGCGGAAGCGGTTGTCGTATGGGGCACGAACCCCGGTCCGGCTATCGCTGCAAAGAACATGAAAGAGCTCGGCATGACGATTCCGTATATCGGCAGCCACGGTATCGGCAATAAGAAATTCATAGAACTTGCCGGTAATGCGGCTGAAGGCGTCGTGTTCCCAGCGGGGAAGGTTCTCGTCCCGTCATCGGCGAGCGGCGAACAGCAAACCGTTATTCAGGCGTTTTTGGACGACTACAAGGCAAAATACGGCGAGCCTGCGAATTCGTTTGCCGGGCATGCTTACGACGCCATAAACATTTTGACGAAAGCTCTAGAAAAAGCCGGAAGCGGTAACGAGAAACTTCGCACAGCCATCACAGACACAAAAAATTTCAACGGTATAAGCGGAATATTCTCATATGCACAAGCCGACCATGACGGTCTAAAAACAACCGATATGGTCATGGTGGAAATAAAGAACGGTGCATGGCAGGAAAAGAAATAAGCGCAACCCTATTACGCGCAGGCCTTAAGATGAAGGCCTGCGCGTAATAGCACTCATACAGACGCAGGGAAAGCGAAAACGCGCATGCTCGCCGTAGCAGCATGGGAATACGCAAAAGCCTAGCATTAGTACGTAAAAACATGTATTCTAAATTTAGCCATTGCAGCAGAATACAATGGTCAGGCCCTTAAGAGATACAAATCGAGCGCAAACACGGCAGAGGCAACAGCAAGGGCTTACTCAGGGGTATTACTATATGATTATTATGGGGTCGATCTCAGTTTCATGCATTTAGATCAACTTTTACAATTTATTATTAGCGGTATCACGAGCGGAAGCATATACGCACTAATAGCGCTTGGGTTTACGTTAATATATAACTCGACACAGATTATCAACTTCGCACAGGGCGAGTTTGTAATGCTCGGGGGCCTGTTCGCGGTCTCGTTGTATTCTGTTACACACCTGCCGCTTGTTCTGGCAATTATCCTCGCCATCGCCATTGTCACTATCGTCGGCGTTGTTTTCGAAAGACTCGCTATAAGGCCGCTTAAAGACTCATCCGGGATTACCCTGATCATTGTAACCATTGGCGCTTCGATACTTATGAAAAACGTGGCCATGATATTCTGGGGCCGTGATCCTCAGACAATGCCGCCATTTACCGGCGACACGCCAATTAACTTTTTTGGGGCATCTATAACCCCGCAATCGCTGTGGGTTATCGGGGTCCTTATCCTCGTTGTCATCATGCTTCAGCTATTCTACAAACGCTCGGTAATCGGTAAGGCGATGAAGGCAACCTCTATAGATCCTACCGCTGCCCGTTTGATGGGCATTAATACATCGAACATCGTGATGCTGTCATTTGCCATGAGCGCGGGATTCGCATCGCTGGCAGGCATTCTCATTACGCCGATATCGATGACAAGCTATTCGGTCGGCGGATTTCTCGGCCTCAAAGGGTTTGCCGCAGCGGTTTTGGGCGGCCTCGGTAATCCGGTCGGTGCCGTCGTCGGCGGTATCCTGCTCGGCGTTCTCGAGTCGGTGAGCATTGGCTTTATTTCGTCAGGATATAAAGACGCAATCGCGTTTCTCATATTATTGCTGGTTCTGTTTATACGGCCGAGCGGAATTATGGGCTCAAAGCTCCGGGGGAAAGTATAGGATATGCGCACTAATCGCAAGCCGGTAATACAATCGAACTGGTTTTGGGTGCTCGTCTACGGGGCGATCATGGCGCTTCTGCCGCTTGCGCTTACCAATAATTATTACATCAAAATCCTCATCATTATGGGGATTAACACCATAATCGTGCTGGGCCTAAACCTGCTTATGGGTTATGCCGGCCAGGTATCGTTAGGCCATGCGGCGTTCTACGGCATCGGTGCGTACGCATCGGCGATTTTAACGACAAAGTACGGGTTGTCGCCGTGGTTCGGGATTGCCGCGTCGGTTGTGCTCGGCGGCTTGATTGCGTATGCAATAGCAGTGCCGACCCTGCGGCTCAAAGGCCACTATCTGGCCATGGCTACGCTTGGTTTTGCAGAGATCGTCCACGTGCTCTTTTTAGAGCTCAGAGACTACACCGGCGGCACCGACGGTATCTTCGGTATCCCATCGATATCGTTCGGCAGCTTTACCCTGGAGACCCCGATAAAGCTCTATGCGCTTGTACTGATCATAACGCTCGTAGCGCTAATCATGGCTATCAATATAATCAACTCTCGGGTCGGCAGAGCGCTGAGGGCAGTGCACGGCAGCGAAGTCGCCGCATCGGCAATGGGTGTTGATACCTCCAAATATAAAATACAGGTTTTTGTACTGAGCGCCGTGCTGGCATGTATCGGCGGCAGTTTGTACGCACACATGGCGGGTTACGTCAGCCCTGAGTCATTTACGCTCGGCGTTTCAATAACCTTGGTAACCATGGTTGTGTTCGGCGGTATGGCGAACGTCTGGGGAGCGGTCATTGGCGCCTCGATGCTTACGTTACTGCAAGAGTACCTCAAGGGTTATGACGATTATAATTTCGTAATTTTCGGAGCGATTCTCGTGCTGGCAATGGTCTTCATGCCGAAAGGCTTGGTTGGAGCCGGCTCCAAGCTGATACAAATAGCAACGCGCCGAAGTACCCCGATACCGGAAACGGCAGGTGATAGCAGTGCCGCTTCTTGAGATAGCGAATGTTACAAAACAATTCGGCGGTCTGACCGCCGTTAACGATGTAACGTTTAGGGTCTACTCTGACCAGATAAAAGCGCTTATCGGCCCGAACGGCGCCGGTAAAACCACTGTATTCAACCTGTTGACGGGTGTAGATAAGCCGACAAAGGGCGCAATCCTATTCGACGGCAAAGAAATTGCCGGAAAGAAACCGCATGTTATCGCGAAGCAAGGCATATCGCGAACATTTCAAAATACTCAGATATTTGGCAACATGTCGGTCGTCGAGAATGTTATGGTCGGGCGGCATATACAAACGCATTGCGGCATGTTTCGCTGCATGCTCGGGCTTCCAGCTGTAAGAAGCGAAGATTCAGAGACCCGCGACAGGGCGCATTCACTCCTTACGCTCGTAGGGCTGGAGAAAGAGGCAAATAGATCTGCAGATGACCTGCCGATCGGCGGCAGGCACCTTTTAGAAATCGCCCGGGCATTAGCGACCGAGCCCAAGCTCTTACTACTCGACGAGCCGGCTGCAGGTCTTAACACCGAAGAAAAAGATAAACTCGCCGAAACCTTGTATAAAATTAGAGGTAACGGCGTTACCATTCTGCTTGTAGAGCATGACATGGGATTGGTTATGGAGATATCGGATGAAGTGGTGGTCCTAAACTTCGGCGCAAAGATAGCCGAGGGCCCGCCATTGCTTATTCAGCAGGACGAACAGGTCATCCAGGCTTATCTCGGGCAGGAGATAAATAATGCTTAAAGTGAAGGGCATTGACGTATCGTACGGTCACGTACGGGTACTCAAGGGAATCGATATATCGGTAAACGAAGGTGAAATAGTCACAATTATCGGCTCGAACGGCTCCGGAAAATCGACGCTGCTCAAGGCGATATCAGGCATCATTAAACCTAGCTCGGGCACGATGATCTTTTCCGGGAGACAGCTGGAACGAATGATCCCGGAGAAAATCGTTGCTCGCGGCATTTCCTACGTACCGGAAGGCCGGCATCTTTTCAGTGAGATGACCATCATAGAAAACCTGGAGCTGGGCGCATATTTGCGATTTAGAAACCGCAAGGAATCCAATCGTGCAATCCGAGACGACCTCGATTTTGTATACGGTATGTTCCCGGTGCTCAAAGAGCGGTTGAGTCAACCCGCGGGCACGCTATCGGGCGGCGAGCAGCAGATGCTTGCGATCGGCAGGGCACTTATGTCTAAACCGAAGATGCTTCTGCTCGATGAGCCGTCGATGGGGCTGGCACCGATCATTATTCAGGGGATATTTAAAACGCTTAAAGAGCTCAGAGAAAAAGGCCTCACGCTAGTGCTGGTCGAACAGGATGTCGCCGTTGCACTTAGCATTGCAGACCGCGGCTATGTTATGCAAAACGGAGAAATCGTATTGCACGACACCGGAAGCAACCTGCTCAACAATGAAGATGTTAGGTCTATATATTTTGGCAATCGTAAACATGCCCACCAGGAATAAATACGGTACTAATATGTTAAAATAGGCTGGTAAGGCTATAACAAAGAAAGAAAGCGCAGACAATATCGGCTATGGGCCTTGGCTCGAAAGCCATGTAGGATAGTGGAGGATGACATGATTTGGAACCCGGAATATGAATGTATCGATAGAGAAAAGCTGCAAGAGCTGCAGCTAAAGCGCCTGCAAACGCTTGTAAAATGGATATATAATGAGGTTCCCTACCATAGAGAACGC contains:
- a CDS encoding ABC transporter substrate-binding protein is translated as MKKWVGMLLVLIVPLMLLGCQGSAKQEQATSTSATEAAKEPFKVGAIVSVTGPSAPLGEAEKKTLLLEVEKINAAGGIDGHKIDLFIQDDQSEAKNAVLAVSKLIDEQGVIAIIGGTTTPCTMAIKDAIAKAQIPQMAMAAGIPITKAPNNEWVFRTAQSDAIAVQKVIGYMSTGLKIKKFAIIHDANSFGQSGATELQNLAPKAGLTVVKVDSYKTDDTNMSTQLTKIKGSGAEAVVVWGTNPGPAIAAKNMKELGMTIPYIGSHGIGNKKFIELAGNAAEGVVFPAGKVLVPSSASGEQQTVIQAFLDDYKAKYGEPANSFAGHAYDAINILTKALEKAGSGNEKLRTAITDTKNFNGISGIFSYAQADHDGLKTTDMVMVEIKNGAWQEKK
- the iorA gene encoding indolepyruvate ferredoxin oxidoreductase subunit alpha, which codes for MKVLLTGNEAIAHGAYAAGVTVACGYPGTPSTEILESLAKYEDVDASWAPNEKVALEVGIGASLAGARALVTMKHVGLNVAADPLFTLAYTGVNGGIVVITADDPGMHSSQNEQDNRHYAKAAKIPMLEPSDSSEAAWLIEKAFTISERFDTPVLLRTTTRVNHSKSLVDASDERVQKEPSYEKDPQKYVMVPAHAQKRREVVESRMAALADYAEEFPGNRVEWGDRQIGFITSGISYQYVRETFPEASVLKIAMINPLPKRMITDFIDHVERAIVVEELDPYIEDQIRGWGLTVEGRNYIPGIGELNTEIIREALNEEEIEAPVEDVKTEEMPQRPPMLCPGCPHRGVFYTLSRMKLIVNGDIGCYTLGVMPPLNAMDSCICMGASIGNAEGMHKATGRKDIVAVIGDSTFVHSGITPLINTFYNQDPTTTIILDNRTTAMTGRQGHAGTGVKLQGENTKPLDFEQLTRAIGIESVQVIDPYELKEVRQALEEAIAQDEPSVIISQRPCLLVERSKNGPLMVTADNCIGCKVCLRLGCPSISWKDERAVIDTASCVGCGVCAQLCKSDAIVEYTQPDKGAGI
- a CDS encoding indolepyruvate oxidoreductase subunit beta is translated as MVSDVKDILLVGVGGQGTILAADILSQVLVSVEYDVKMAEIHGMSQRGGGVSTMIRFGSKVFSPITEKGKADYVIAFELLEALRWSDYVKPGGVMIANTERIEPLPVILGKAVYPNDIEEKIKAKGINLITIDAAKFAEQAGTKKAANMVLLGCLAALMPIGKEAWYGYIERRVPSKTIEINKKAFDLGYEIISTTASMV
- a CDS encoding ABC transporter substrate-binding protein, which gives rise to MKRTIVILLALALVLLALGCQGSSQQSTSGQGGNANTADKVPYKIGAVISVTGASAPLGEPEKKALQMEVDKINKDGGVDGHKIEVFIEDDQSDAKNANIAASKLIDEKGVIAIIGGTSTSSTMAMKAKAAQAQVPDVAMAAGIQITDDPGKQWMFRTAQSDALAVQKVIDYMSNTLKIKKFAILNDANGFGESGKNELKKLAPKAGLEVVTSESYKTDDTNMTSQLTKIKGTDAQAVVVWGTNPGPAIAAKNMKELGMKIPYIGSHGISNKSFITLAGSAADGVVFPAGKILVPSSATGEQATVIKTFMDDFKAKYGESANHFAGHAYDAIHIITDALKASGGDKSKLRDEIEKTKDFVGIGGIFSYSLTDHDGTQQSDLIMIKIQNGQWVEASK
- a CDS encoding potassium channel protein, translating into MRRLWLTFALFVSVVVLGIVGYMVVLGWSFTDAIYMTIITITTVGFREVRSLSVVGQYFTMILALAGTGTAFYLLISITEFMIEGHLTGLLAERRVEREIKKQKEHYILCGFGKVGANVAEELSTSSADFVIIENNHERVESARSYGYYCIEGDASSDEVLIKAGVERAKGLIAAVDNDADNVFVTLTARVLNPGINIVARSILEESREKLIHAGANRVVSPAFIGGRRMASIMLRPLVSDYLDVVTFGDGLQYRLEEYVVSPSSTIKGKSLADADVRQKTGALVLAIKRTTGEFNTNPSPDTTIESGDHIVVLGTQNQLEAVQNII
- a CDS encoding ABC transporter ATP-binding protein; translated protein: MPLLEIANVTKQFGGLTAVNDVTFRVYSDQIKALIGPNGAGKTTVFNLLTGVDKPTKGAILFDGKEIAGKKPHVIAKQGISRTFQNTQIFGNMSVVENVMVGRHIQTHCGMFRCMLGLPAVRSEDSETRDRAHSLLTLVGLEKEANRSADDLPIGGRHLLEIARALATEPKLLLLDEPAAGLNTEEKDKLAETLYKIRGNGVTILLVEHDMGLVMEISDEVVVLNFGAKIAEGPPLLIQQDEQVIQAYLGQEINNA
- a CDS encoding branched-chain amino acid ABC transporter permease, yielding MHLDQLLQFIISGITSGSIYALIALGFTLIYNSTQIINFAQGEFVMLGGLFAVSLYSVTHLPLVLAIILAIAIVTIVGVVFERLAIRPLKDSSGITLIIVTIGASILMKNVAMIFWGRDPQTMPPFTGDTPINFFGASITPQSLWVIGVLILVVIMLQLFYKRSVIGKAMKATSIDPTAARLMGINTSNIVMLSFAMSAGFASLAGILITPISMTSYSVGGFLGLKGFAAAVLGGLGNPVGAVVGGILLGVLESVSIGFISSGYKDAIAFLILLLVLFIRPSGIMGSKLRGKV
- a CDS encoding adenine phosphoribosyltransferase, which translates into the protein MDLKSYIRDIPDWPKEGIVFKDITPLLADKDGFKYAIDSMAEHYDGERIDVVLGAEARGFIFASALAYRLGAGFIPARKPGKLPYKTCRAEYELEYGTDCLEMHEDAIKPGDRVLIADDLIATGGTVSAKAQLVEQLGGTVVGMAFLIELGFLNGREKIGEYEVFSLITY
- a CDS encoding branched-chain amino acid ABC transporter permease, producing MRTNRKPVIQSNWFWVLVYGAIMALLPLALTNNYYIKILIIMGINTIIVLGLNLLMGYAGQVSLGHAAFYGIGAYASAILTTKYGLSPWFGIAASVVLGGLIAYAIAVPTLRLKGHYLAMATLGFAEIVHVLFLELRDYTGGTDGIFGIPSISFGSFTLETPIKLYALVLIITLVALIMAINIINSRVGRALRAVHGSEVAASAMGVDTSKYKIQVFVLSAVLACIGGSLYAHMAGYVSPESFTLGVSITLVTMVVFGGMANVWGAVIGASMLTLLQEYLKGYDDYNFVIFGAILVLAMVFMPKGLVGAGSKLIQIATRRSTPIPETAGDSSAAS
- a CDS encoding ABC transporter ATP-binding protein is translated as MLKVKGIDVSYGHVRVLKGIDISVNEGEIVTIIGSNGSGKSTLLKAISGIIKPSSGTMIFSGRQLERMIPEKIVARGISYVPEGRHLFSEMTIIENLELGAYLRFRNRKESNRAIRDDLDFVYGMFPVLKERLSQPAGTLSGGEQQMLAIGRALMSKPKMLLLDEPSMGLAPIIIQGIFKTLKELREKGLTLVLVEQDVAVALSIADRGYVMQNGEIVLHDTGSNLLNNEDVRSIYFGNRKHAHQE